A genomic window from Rhodovastum atsumiense includes:
- a CDS encoding zinc ribbon domain-containing protein gives MAIHSGGGRSYTTPRDTIGSIRVSEQWAVMRRDCWPAYIDWDTYTRNQEQMAANRAKHDGVPRGGPALLGGIIRCGQCGRRMSVGYHNNGREARYLCWQLATIFGGPRCQSASAQPIDSFVTDLILASLAPSAIEVSLQLAEDIEIEHAARQRHWAQRLEWARYETSLARRRYEAVDPENRLVARTLERDWEAVLACRAGVADRART, from the coding sequence ATGGCCATCCACTCGGGGGGGGGCCGCTCCTACACCACTCCCCGGGACACGATCGGTTCAATCCGTGTATCGGAGCAGTGGGCCGTCATGCGTCGGGATTGCTGGCCAGCCTACATCGACTGGGACACTTATACGCGCAACCAGGAGCAGATGGCGGCAAACCGTGCCAAGCACGACGGGGTCCCGCGAGGCGGCCCAGCTTTGCTGGGCGGCATCATTCGCTGCGGCCAGTGTGGCCGGCGCATGTCGGTGGGGTATCACAACAACGGCCGCGAAGCACGCTACCTATGCTGGCAACTGGCAACCATCTTTGGCGGACCGCGCTGCCAGTCAGCCAGCGCTCAACCGATAGATAGTTTTGTTACTGATCTAATTCTCGCGTCCCTTGCGCCATCGGCGATTGAGGTCAGCCTGCAATTGGCCGAGGACATTGAGATCGAGCATGCCGCGCGGCAGCGACATTGGGCACAGCGCCTGGAGTGGGCCCGTTACGAGACCTCGCTGGCGCGCCGGCGTTATGAGGCAGTGGATCCCGAAAACCGGCTGGTTGCACGCACACTGGAACGGGATTGGGAGGCGGTGCTGGCCTGCCGAGCAGGCGTTGCAGACCGAGCACGAACGTGA
- a CDS encoding IS256 family transposase, producing the protein MTADTIALTKLLEKGAETDLLREMLSFMVHRLMDAEVSQLCGAGHGERSPERTNQRNGTRSRPWDTRAGRLDVRIPKLRHGSYFPSFLEPRRTAERALAAVIQEAYVHGVSTRSVDDLVKALGLEGVSKSEVSRICAELDGQVAAFRNRPIEGDWPYLWIDATYVKTREAGRVVSTAMIIAVGVNTDGRREVLGLATGPSEAETFWTDFLRSLTRRGLRGVKLVISDAHEGLKAAAAKTLRATWQRCRVHFMRNALAYVGATQRPMEIALLKTIFAQPDRVAAQAQWRDVTDRLRGQFPKLAAFLEAAEAAEADVLAYMDFPKTHWSKLHSTNPLERLNAEVKRRCDVVGIFPKDAAVIRLVGALLMEQNDEWAVQRRYMPLEALAPMGNTELVKLPAVPA; encoded by the coding sequence ATGACCGCCGACACGATCGCCCTTACCAAGTTGCTTGAGAAGGGGGCGGAGACCGACCTACTGCGCGAGATGCTCAGCTTCATGGTGCACCGGCTGATGGACGCCGAGGTGTCGCAGCTCTGCGGTGCCGGGCACGGCGAGCGCAGCCCCGAGCGCACCAACCAGCGCAATGGCACCCGGTCGCGCCCCTGGGACACGCGGGCAGGCCGCCTGGACGTCAGGATCCCGAAGCTGCGTCACGGCTCTTACTTTCCCAGCTTCCTTGAGCCGCGGCGCACCGCCGAGCGGGCGCTGGCGGCGGTGATCCAGGAAGCCTATGTCCATGGTGTCTCGACGCGCAGCGTGGATGACCTGGTCAAAGCGCTCGGCCTGGAGGGTGTTTCCAAAAGCGAGGTCAGCCGCATCTGCGCCGAACTCGACGGCCAGGTGGCGGCATTCCGCAACCGGCCGATCGAGGGCGATTGGCCATATCTGTGGATCGACGCCACCTACGTGAAGACGCGTGAGGCCGGTCGGGTGGTCTCGACGGCGATGATAATCGCTGTGGGGGTGAACACCGACGGCCGCCGCGAAGTGCTCGGCCTGGCGACCGGCCCGTCGGAGGCGGAGACCTTCTGGACCGACTTCCTGCGCTCCCTGACCCGGCGCGGCCTGCGCGGGGTCAAGTTGGTGATCTCGGACGCCCACGAGGGGCTGAAGGCGGCCGCGGCCAAGACGCTGCGCGCCACCTGGCAGCGCTGCCGGGTTCATTTCATGCGCAACGCACTGGCTTATGTCGGCGCCACGCAGCGGCCGATGGAGATCGCCCTGCTCAAGACCATCTTCGCCCAGCCCGACCGTGTCGCCGCCCAGGCACAATGGCGCGACGTCACCGACCGGCTGCGGGGGCAGTTCCCCAAACTGGCCGCCTTCCTGGAGGCCGCCGAGGCCGCCGAGGCCGACGTGCTGGCCTACATGGACTTTCCCAAAACGCACTGGAGCAAGCTGCACAGCACCAACCCGCTCGAACGCCTCAATGCCGAGGTCAAGCGCCGCTGCGATGTCGTCGGCATCTTTCCCAAAGATGCTGCGGTCATCCGCCTCGTCGGCGCGCTGCTGATGGAGCAGAACGACGAATGGGCGGTCCAGCGCCGCTATATGCCTCTGGAGGCGCTGGCCCCCATGGGCAATACTGAGCTCGTCAAGCTGCCCGCCGTCCCAGCCTGA